The nucleotide window TTCGCCGAGTGGCGTCGTCGAGCGGCGCCGCTGCCCGCTCGACGTGGACCGGCGGCCTTCGCTCACGAGAGCTCGAGCATGCGCTTGAGCGAGCGTTCCGCTCCGGCGCGAACATCCTCATCGAGTTCGATCGGGTAACGCATCTCTTCGAGCGAACGGAGAGTGTCTTCGAGCGTGATCATCTTCATGTACGCGCAGAGCTTGCAGCTCTTGTAGAAGGTCTTCTCCGGGAGCTCGAGCAGTAGCCGATCCGAAAGACCGCACTCGGTGACGACGAGGAACTCCTGCGCGTCGCTCTCGCGAGCGTAGCGAATCATTCCGCTCGTGGAGAGCACGGCATCGGCCAGGTCGAGAACGTCCTGCCGACACTCGGGGTGCGCGAGCACCTTCACGCGGGGCAGGTGCTTGCGCACGCGTTCGATCTGCTCCGGCGTGATCTGGTGGTGGACGTAGCAGTTGCCGTCCCATGCGATGATGTTCTTCTTCGTGTTCTCCTGCACGTGTCTCGCGAGGTTTTCGTCGGGAACGAACAGGACGTTGCCCGTCGGTAGTCGCTCGATGACCTCGGTCGCATTGGAGGAGGTGACGCATACGTCGGAGACGGCCTTCACGGCGGCTGTGGTATTCACGTAACAAGCGACCTGCAGGTCCGGGTAGACGGCCTTCAGCTCGTCGCGTCGGTCTTCCAGGGTGTCGGCGTCGACGCTGTCGGCGAGCGAGCACCCCGCGCGCATGTCCGGCAAGAGGACGGTGCGCTCGGGCGAGAGGATCTTCGCGGTCTCCGCCATGAAGTGGACGCCGCAGAAGACGATCACGTCGGCGTCGAGCGTCGTGCCTTTCCGAGCGAGCTCGAGCGAGTCTCCCACGAAGTCGGCGACCTCGAAGATCTCCGGGCGCTGGTAGTTGTGCGCCAGTATGATCGCGTTGTGCTCGCGCTTCAGCTCCCGGATCCGCTCGACCGTGTCGGAGATCTGGTCGCAACGGTCACGCGTGTAGACGGCAGGGTCGCCGAGCGGTGCGAAGTCTCGGAAGAGATCTTCGCCCGACCGCGGTTGGTTCTCGGACATCGAATGTGGACTCCCCTCTAGTTGTGTACGAGTTACACAACCTGTGGGATGGCCGCAAGGGGCGGGAGGTCGTCGTGAGCCATCTTGGGTCAGCCTCCTAGGAGCCCGCGAGGGTCATTTTCTCGATCAGCAGGGTGGGCGCGCAGACTCCGGCTCGGAACTCGAGGTCGTTTCCGAGCATCTGGATGTTGTGGAACATCTCGAGGAGATTCCCGGCGATGGTGACCTCCTCGACGGCGTGGGTCAGCTCGCCGTTTTCGATCCAGAGGCCGCCCGCGCCACGGGAGTAGTCGCCGGTGACGCCGTTTACGCCGAAGCCGGAGAGGCTGGTGACGTACAGTCCGCTCTTCACCGAACCGACGATCTCTTCCGGGGTGCTTTCGCCCGCGGCGAGATAGAAGTTGGTTGGGGATGCGCCGGGTGCATCCCCGGCGGAACGCGAGGCGTTGCCCGTCGACGTCATGCCGAGCTTGCGGGCGGAGTAGGAGTCGAGCAGGTAGCTTGTCAGGCGTCCGTTCTCGACGACGACGTTGCGACGCGTCGCGAGCCCTTCGCCGTCGAACGGGCGAGACGCGAGACCGCCGGGGAGCCGGCCGTCGTCGACGACGTTGATGTTGGAAGACGCGATCTCTTCGCCGAGTTTGTCGAGGAGGAACGACGCGCGATGGTAGAGCGCGCCGCCGCAAACAGCCGATGCGAGATGGCGCATTAGTGAAGCGGCGCTGATCGGGTCGAAGACGACCGGGAGGCTCTGCGTCGGTACCTTGCGCGCGTTCAGGCGGCGCAGTGTGCGCTGTGCCGCGATGTTTCCGACGCTCTCCGGATCCGCGAGGTCCGCGTACGCGCGCGAGCTGTCGTACCAGGAGTCGCGTTGCATCTCCTCGCCGTCAGTGGCGACCGGCGCGACGGAGATTCCGTAGCCGGTGGTGCGATAGCTTCCGCGGAACCCGCCGGACGATCCGTACGCGACCCGGCTGCTGGAGTGGGAGAACTCTGCGCCCTCTGAGTTCGTCAGCCGTGGGTCGGCATCCAGCGCGGCTTTCTCGCAGCGAGTGGCGAGGCCGATCCGGTCGTCGGGGGAGATGCCGTCGCCGGCGTCGTCGGCCAGTCCGAGTTCCGGCGTGTCGGTCGCGAGGGCTTCGGTCGGCGGGAGTCCCGCTTCGGGGTCCGCGGCGACGATGGTGGACATCTCGACCACGTCGCGGACGAAGTTCTCGATGGCGTCGCCGGCGAGGTCGGCGGTGGACGCCATGGCGCTCGCCTGACCGGAGAAGCAGCGGATTCCGAGCCTGCGCTCCCGCGACATCTTGACGGTTTCGACTTCGCCGAGACGCACCTGCGCCGCCGAAGAGCCCCATTCAACGAAGACGGCGTCGGCATCCGATGCGCCCGCCTCGCGGGCCGTCTCGAGCGCGCGGTCGATGACGGCGTTCGACGGTTCGCCCTGCGCACTCATGCCTGGGTCCCGCCCACGGTGATGCCGTCGATTCGGATCGTGGGGAGGCCAACACCCACAGGGATGGACTGCCCGTCTTTTCCGCAGGTCCCGATGCCGTCGTCGAGTTTCAGGTCGCAGCCGACGCGTGTGATGCGCTTCATCGCTTCGGGGCCGTTCCCGATGAGAGTCGCTCCCTTCACTGGGCCGGCCAGTTTGCCGCCTTCGATCCGATAGGCCTCGCTCGCCGAGAAGACGAACTTGCCGCTGGTGATGTCGACCTGGCCGCCGCCGAAACTCACCGCGTACAGGCCGCGGTCGACGGACCGGATGATGTCTTCGGGATCGTCCTCCCCGGCAAGCATGAAGGTGTTCGTCATGCGGGGCATCGGATAGTGCATGAAGCTTTCGCGCCTCCCGTTGCCCGTTGCGGGCACGCCCATGAGACGGGCGTTCATACGGTCCTGCAGGTAGCCGCGCAGGCGTCCCTTCTCGATCAGCACGTTGCGCTGGGTCGGGGTGCCCTCGTCGTCGATGTTGAGCGACCCGCGCCGTGAGGCGATCGTTCCGTCGTCGACGACGGTGCAGAGTTCGGACGCGACCTGTTCGCCGAGAAGCTTCGCGAAGGCGGACGTGCCCTTGCGATTGAAGTCTCCTTCGAGCCCGTGGCCGACGGCTTCGTGAAGCAGTACGCCGGGCCACCCGGGGCCGAGGACCACGTTCATCTCGCCGGCCGGTGCATCGGTCGCGTCGAGGTTCACGATGGCCTGCCGGGCCGCGTCTCGCGCGAAGGCGAGGGCTCGTTCTTCTCCGTCGATCAGGAACTCGAAGGCAACGCGGCCACCGCCGCCGGAGGAGCCCTGTTGGCGCTTGTCGCCATCCTCCGCAATGCAGCTCACGGACACGCGGAGGAGCGGTTGGTGGTCGGCGACGAGCTCGCCCGCGGAGTTCGCGATGAGCACGACCTTGTCCTCGACGGCGACCGAGGCCATCACATTTTTGATGCGCGGATCGAAGCTGCGTGCCTCCTTGTCGAGTCGCGTCAGGAGCGCGGCTCGGTCGGTGAGGCTCGGGAGCAGCGCCGCCGAGTCGACGGGATAGAGATCGTGTCCGGGGGCGGTCGGTGTGCCCCGGAGGTCGACCGAGCGCGATTCCGAAGCGGTCGCGGCGATGGCGCGGGCGTTTTCGGCTGCGAGTTTCAGGTTGTCCAGCGAGAGCTCGTCGGAGAACGCGTAGCCCGTCTTCTCCCCGGCAAGGACGCGAACCCCGACGCCCTGAACGATCTGCTGATTGGCCTTCTTGACGATGCCTTCATCGAGCGAGACCGAGTGCAGCGAACGGTGCTCGAAAAAGAGGTCGGCGAAGTCGGCGCGTCGGGCGAGGGCGGTGCCCAGTGTCGCCTCGAGAGCGTCGACATCGAGGCCGAACCGATCGGCGATGAGCCGCGCGGGAAGGAGGTCTGTAGAGTCCGTAGGGTTCGTCACCCCCGGATCATCCGGGCTGACAGGGACAGAGTCAATTCAGGTCACTGCAGCGGCGGCAGGTCGCGGGTCAGGCGATCGATGAACTGCTGGATCACGTCGGCTTCCGGGTCTTCGGGAGCTCGTTCGAGATAGGCTTTGAGATCGGAGACGGCGGCCCCCGGGCAGTCGAGCCGTTGGAAGAGGGCGCCGCGATCGCGCAACCAGGTGGGGTTCTCGGGGTCGACGTGGACGAGCCGGTCGACCGCTGTGAGCGCGCGGTCCTGGTCCTTCCGGCGTAGGTGGTTCATTCGGAGGTTCACGAGCATCCGCGTGAGGACTCCGCGGGTGTCGGTCGGGTTCTGCAGGATCTGCTCGAGTTGCGCGGAAGGTTGGCGCGAACCGGCTTGCTCCATCTGCGCGAGCAGAGCATCGCGCTCGACGACGCGGCCACCGTGAAATGGATCCAACACGGCCCCCTCGTCGACGACGAGGAAGTGACCAGGAGTGTTCAGGCCTGAGGCGGTTCGCCCGAGCGTGCGGGCGACGCTCAAGTATACGACGGCGAGCGTGATCGGGATGCCGACGCGACGGTCGATGACGTCGTTGAGGTAGCTGTTGCGGGGATCGTAGTAGTCGTTCGCATTGCCGGTAAAACCCTCGGTCTCGAAGATTTCCTGGGCCATGGCCTTCTGTACGGCGTCTGCCGATGCGTCGCTCGCCACCGCTCGGGTCACGCGCTCCGCCAGGTCGGTCAGGTAGCCGCGGTACGCGTCGACATCGAGTTCGGGATACTCCTCCGCCGCAATCCACAACGCGCCGGTCGCGGGGTCGCTCCCCGGGTCGCCGGCGGTCTCGTACAGACGCTCGCGGATCTCTTCGACAGAGCGGGACGGCATGCCGTAAGGACGCTAGCATCGGGTCCGAGCCCGTTCGAACACGTGTTTCGGGGTGGACTGGACAAGGCTCTGGCCCTGTCTCTATACTCCCGGCACTCTGGGGAGTCGTCCCCGGCGAACACCCGCTCAGTATGGCTCAGGCCAAGGGACCCGTGGTCTCGTTGATGTCTGCCGTAGAAGGGCCAGAACCCCTGGTCATCCTACCGCACGACAATCCGGACCCAGACGCGCTCGCGAGTGCTGCCGCAGTGCAGTACTTGCTCCGGGAGCTCTGCGGCCGCGAATCGATCATCGGGCTCGGCGGCATCATCGGGCGGGCCGAGAACCGGGCGATGGTCAAATACCTCAACATCAGGCTGGTCCCGGTGAAGGAAATCGAGTTCTCGCCGGATCGCCGGATTGTCCTGGTCGACACGCAGCCGGGGCGCGCCAACAACTCACTTCCGGCCGACATCGTGCCCACCGGGGTCATCGACCACCATCCGGCGTACGGCCCGAGCGACGACATTCCCTTCGTCGACATGCGGGACGATTACGGGGCCACCTCGACGATTCTGACCGAGTACATACGCGATTCCCACGTGACGGTGGAGAGTAAGATCGCGACGGCCCTGTTCTACGGAATCGCCGCCGAGACGCAGGATCTCGGGCGCGAATCCACAGAGGCCGACTTCGCTGCGAGCCACTTCCTGTACCCGTACGCGAACAAGCGGCGCCTCGGGAAGATCGAGAACGCGCGCGTGCCACGAGAGTACTTCCGCGCCTTCCGAGACGCGATCGATGCAGCGACCGTCTACGACAAGGCCATCATCTCCGACCTGGGCGACGTGTTGTACCCGGACATGGTGGCCGAGGTTGCCGACTTCCTGCTGCGGCTGGACGATGTCGAATGGGCGCTCGCGATGGGCTCGTACAAGAAAGGCCTGTACGTCTCGCTGCGGACGACCGAGCGCGAGACGAACGCCGGCGAGATCCTCCAGAAGGTCCTCGGAAGCAAATCGGCCGGCGGGCACGACATGATTGCCGGCGGGCGCGTAAGGCTCGATGGCAACGGACTCGAGCGCGAGAAGATGGCAGTGAAGGTGAAGGAGCGCTTTTTGTCGCGGCTCGAACTCACCGGCGCCACGCGGCAGGACCTGGTCTAGGCTCAGAGGGAAAGGCAGCTTCGGCGGCCCCGCCATTGGCGGAGGCGGAGTGGGCTTCATTGGAGCGGGATGCGCATGAGAAAGTGGCACCTGCGACGCCGGCTCAGTGGCGCCTTTGGTCGCCTGCTTTTCGGTCGCTGCCACCCGGGCCGAGAACGCCGCGAGCCTGCGCTAGGCCGCGACGAGTCCCCGCCGGTCGCCTCCTCGATCGCGCGTGCCGTGCAGGAGGCGGCTGCACGGACGGAGGAGTGCTCCATAGAACCCTACTTGTGCCAACATGATTCTGAGGCGAACTCAGATATTCGAGGAGAACTCTTCTTTTCGAGAATGGCTCTTGTGTGCGTGGATTTTTCACTGCTATGGCTGT belongs to Candidatus Binatia bacterium and includes:
- a CDS encoding tetratricopeptide repeat protein produces the protein MPSRSVEEIRERLYETAGDPGSDPATGALWIAAEEYPELDVDAYRGYLTDLAERVTRAVASDASADAVQKAMAQEIFETEGFTGNANDYYDPRNSYLNDVIDRRVGIPITLAVVYLSVARTLGRTASGLNTPGHFLVVDEGAVLDPFHGGRVVERDALLAQMEQAGSRQPSAQLEQILQNPTDTRGVLTRMLVNLRMNHLRRKDQDRALTAVDRLVHVDPENPTWLRDRGALFQRLDCPGAAVSDLKAYLERAPEDPEADVIQQFIDRLTRDLPPLQ
- a CDS encoding DHH family phosphoesterase, whose product is MSAVEGPEPLVILPHDNPDPDALASAAAVQYLLRELCGRESIIGLGGIIGRAENRAMVKYLNIRLVPVKEIEFSPDRRIVLVDTQPGRANNSLPADIVPTGVIDHHPAYGPSDDIPFVDMRDDYGATSTILTEYIRDSHVTVESKIATALFYGIAAETQDLGRESTEADFAASHFLYPYANKRRLGKIENARVPREYFRAFRDAIDAATVYDKAIISDLGDVLYPDMVAEVADFLLRLDDVEWALAMGSYKKGLYVSLRTTERETNAGEILQKVLGSKSAGGHDMIAGGRVRLDGNGLEREKMAVKVKERFLSRLELTGATRQDLV
- the tldD gene encoding metalloprotease TldD — translated: MTNPTDSTDLLPARLIADRFGLDVDALEATLGTALARRADFADLFFEHRSLHSVSLDEGIVKKANQQIVQGVGVRVLAGEKTGYAFSDELSLDNLKLAAENARAIAATASESRSVDLRGTPTAPGHDLYPVDSAALLPSLTDRAALLTRLDKEARSFDPRIKNVMASVAVEDKVVLIANSAGELVADHQPLLRVSVSCIAEDGDKRQQGSSGGGGRVAFEFLIDGEERALAFARDAARQAIVNLDATDAPAGEMNVVLGPGWPGVLLHEAVGHGLEGDFNRKGTSAFAKLLGEQVASELCTVVDDGTIASRRGSLNIDDEGTPTQRNVLIEKGRLRGYLQDRMNARLMGVPATGNGRRESFMHYPMPRMTNTFMLAGEDDPEDIIRSVDRGLYAVSFGGGQVDITSGKFVFSASEAYRIEGGKLAGPVKGATLIGNGPEAMKRITRVGCDLKLDDGIGTCGKDGQSIPVGVGLPTIRIDGITVGGTQA
- a CDS encoding TldD/PmbA family protein, whose protein sequence is MSAQGEPSNAVIDRALETAREAGASDADAVFVEWGSSAAQVRLGEVETVKMSRERRLGIRCFSGQASAMASTADLAGDAIENFVRDVVEMSTIVAADPEAGLPPTEALATDTPELGLADDAGDGISPDDRIGLATRCEKAALDADPRLTNSEGAEFSHSSSRVAYGSSGGFRGSYRTTGYGISVAPVATDGEEMQRDSWYDSSRAYADLADPESVGNIAAQRTLRRLNARKVPTQSLPVVFDPISAASLMRHLASAVCGGALYHRASFLLDKLGEEIASSNINVVDDGRLPGGLASRPFDGEGLATRRNVVVENGRLTSYLLDSYSARKLGMTSTGNASRSAGDAPGASPTNFYLAAGESTPEEIVGSVKSGLYVTSLSGFGVNGVTGDYSRGAGGLWIENGELTHAVEEVTIAGNLLEMFHNIQMLGNDLEFRAGVCAPTLLIEKMTLAGS
- the nadA gene encoding quinolinate synthase NadA, with the translated sequence MSENQPRSGEDLFRDFAPLGDPAVYTRDRCDQISDTVERIRELKREHNAIILAHNYQRPEIFEVADFVGDSLELARKGTTLDADVIVFCGVHFMAETAKILSPERTVLLPDMRAGCSLADSVDADTLEDRRDELKAVYPDLQVACYVNTTAAVKAVSDVCVTSSNATEVIERLPTGNVLFVPDENLARHVQENTKKNIIAWDGNCYVHHQITPEQIERVRKHLPRVKVLAHPECRQDVLDLADAVLSTSGMIRYARESDAQEFLVVTECGLSDRLLLELPEKTFYKSCKLCAYMKMITLEDTLRSLEEMRYPIELDEDVRAGAERSLKRMLELS